A segment of the Nostoc sp. TCL26-01 genome:
CTAATGACTAATGACTAATGACTAATGACCATTGACCATTGACTAATTAACTATGACTAAAAAACTCAGCTGGATAATTTTGGGATTAAGTGCTACTTGCTTGAGTATGCCTGTGTTGGCTGCTGTACAAACTTCTTTAGGAAGTAGTGGTATTGATGCTTTTAGGTTACATCGATCGCCTTATAATTTACTCGGTCGCAAGATTGCCATTGGTCAGGTAGAAATAGGCCGTCCGGGGATGTTTGGTTGGGATAAAGCTGTGTCGAAAAACCGTGCTGTCTCACTGGCGGCGGTTTTTTTACGCAATGGCCCGGCTAAGTCTAATAATGGTGTTGACCCTCATGCTTATAATGTTGCTGGTGTGATGGTCAGTCAAGACAAGGGTTTACCTGGGGTTGCACCGGCGGCGAGATTATATTCGTCGGCGGTGGGTTCTACGAAAAATATGGGTCAACCAGAAGAGTGTATTTCAGCTCAACACATTGCCTTACAAAATGGTGGTGATGTGCGGGCGATTAACTTTAGTTTTGGTGAACCTCTCAACCGTGACCCCAGACCAGATGCAGTTCTAGATGGTAATGCTTTACTAACCCTGTGTGTTGATTGGTCTAGTCGGGTTCATGATGTGTTGTATGCGATCGCAGGCAATCAGGGTAAAGGGGGTATACCCATCCCTACAGATAATTTTAACGGAGTTAACGTCGCTTTTTCGTCTCGCAAAGGAGAGATGTTTAATAAAGTTGACGTTTCCAACTTGGCTGGGACTAATCAAGGTGTGAGTGGGCGCTTGGCTGGTAGGGAATTTAATGTGGGTGGTCGGCGTGCTGTGAGTATTGTTGCGCCTGGGAGTAATATTACTTTGCTCAACCCCGATGGCAAATTGAATAAAGTGACGGGGACTAGTTTTGCTGCACCTCATGTGACCGCAACGGTGGCTTTGCTACAAGAATTTGGCGATAGACAATTACGCACCAAAAAACCTAATTGGAGTGTTGATAGTCGTCGTCATCAAGTGATGAAAGCCGTTTTACTCAATTCTGCCGAAAAAATTCAAGATAGCGGTAATGGTTTGCGTTTGGGTATGACGCGGACATTAATTGATAAACAAAATCTCGATTGGTTAGCTTCTGATGCTTATCAAAACCCAAAAATTCCCCTCGATGCCCAAATGGGAGCAGGTCATTTAAATGCGTTTCGTGCCTATCAACAATTTAGCGCAGGTCAATGGCAACCAACAGCCGCAATTCCCGCTATGGGTTGGGATTATCGCCAAGTTGATGTGGGTAAATCTGTTGATTATGGGTTAGCAAAACCTTTAAAGCAAGGTAGTTTTGTGGCGATTACTTTAAGTTGGGATCGGTTAGTGGAACTCAATGATACTAATAGCAACCAGCAATTTGATGTGGGTGAAAAATTTAGTGATCGCGGTTTAAATAACCTCGATCTTTACCTAGTAAAATCTGATGCTAATAGTATAGAAACTGCTGCTGTTTGTGCTTCCATTAGTGAAATTGATAGTGTAGAACATATTTTTTGTCCTGTTCCTGCTAATGGCAATTACAAAATCCGTGTACAGTTTCGTCAACGAGTCAATGAAGCTACCCAACCTTATGCTCTAGCTTGGTGGACTGTTCCTGTTAATTGAAAATCACATTATGCACGCATTTAACAATAGCAAGACTGCCACAGATTTTACTCCCCTCTTCTACGAGGAGAGGGGTTAGGTGTGAGGTTAAAGCATAGTCCATCGAATTCACGTTTTATTACATGGAGTAGTTTAAAGTACAAATATTCAATCTGAAGATAGATTGAAAAAAATCAACGCTGTAAACATTAATCTTTTGTGTCACCTTACTAAAACTTCAGCCACAGTTATATTGTCTTTCTCCTACCACCTACTGTTACCAAAACTGTAACCATCGAGTGTTTTAGTTTTGTTAATGCCATAGTAAATAATTAATACAGCATTAACGTCAAGCTTGGTAGACAGCTAAAAAACTTTGGCAAGTGAGGTAGTAGCATGATTCAGCAGAAGTTCAGTGGGGTGAGAGAAAGTTTCTTACAAAGACGTTATGCTGTTAGCCTGGGAAGACGTTACGTTTTAGCAGCAGCTAGCGTTGTTTTACTTGGTGTAATCGGATGCTCTCAAGTTAATGGTAATTCTAGTGCGATCGCCCAGCCTAGTCTATCTCAAACAGACTCACCATTGCAAAAAAAAACAGTGATGCCGGATACTAAATTCGTTGATGCTAACAATAGATTTGGCTTCAAGCTGTTTTCCGAAATTGGGCTACAAAACACTCCACCAACCAAAAACATTTTTGTTTCACCTATGAGTATTGGTACAGCACTAGCCATAGCTTACAATGGCGCTAGTGGCTCTACCCAACAAGCAATGGCTAAAACCCTTGAGTTTCAGGGTATCAGTCTACCAGAAATCAACTCAAATTACGCTGCATTAAATAAGTTGCTCTCAAACCCAGATGCTAATGTCCAACTGAATATTGCTAACTCACTGTGGGTAAATCAAGATATTAGCTTGCGTCCTGATTTTATCCAAATAACCCGTGATTTCTATCAAGCCAAAGTGGCAAACATAGATTTTCAAAATGTCACATCTGTCAATACCATCAACGATTGGGTAAAAGACAATACTGGCGGTAAAATCAACAAGATTGTCAAACAAATTGCCCCCAACGAGGTGCTATTTTTAATTAATGCCATATATTTTAAAGGTAAATGGAGTCAAGAATTTGCTAAATCCCAAACAACTACACAGCCATTTTATTCGGTATCTGGGCAACAAAAACAACACCCAATGATGTCCCAAACGGGTGATTATAGATATTATGAAAATGACCAATTTCAGGCTGTGAGTTTGCCATATGGTCAAGATGGTAGAGTTAGCTTATATGTATTTCTGCCCAAACAAAAATCTAACCTCCAAGTCTTTCAGCAAAACTTAAATGCCGAGAATTGGGAAAAGTGGATGTCTCAATTTAATAAGCGTAAAGGCTCCATCAAATTACCCCGATTTCAGACAGATTACGAAATTACACTCAACGATGCGCTGAAAACATTAGGTATGGCGGAGGCTTTTACTAACAAAGCCGATTTTTCTGGTATAGGGAAAAATATTGCCATTAGTGAAGTTAAGCATAAAGCATTTGTAGAAGTAAACGAAGAAGGCACAGAAGCCAGTGCAGCTACCTCTGTAGGCTTTAGAGCTACATTCGCAAGACAGCCACAAACACCATTTAAAATGATTGTTGACCGCCCATTTTTCTGTGCAATTCGTGACAATCAAACTAAAAGTATTTTGTTCATGGGTGCAATTGTAGAGCCATGATTAGTTAGTTATTGGTTATTAGTCATTAGTCATTAGAGGATGTTTGAAAAGTATCATGCGTAACACCAAAATCTCAAAAACCTAACCCCTAACCCCTTCTCTACTAAGGAAGGGGAACAGGAAAATCAGGGTTTCAAAGCCTATTGACCTTTCGGGGAGCCAGTGCGTTGCGTATTTTTCCCCCGTTGTAGCAACTGGCGTGAGAGGTACTCTACGAGAAGCGCTGAGTGCAAAGCACACGCTAGCGAACGCTCTATGGAGAGGGGTTTATAGTATACTTTTTGACTTTTCAAACAACCTCTAAGAGAAGTAGTATGTATTTTCAGAACTTAGACTGTTGACTATTGACCATTGACTATTGACTATTGACCAATGACTAATGACTTTTTTCTTGTTCAACTAATGCCTTCTTGGCTTGTTTTAATTGCTTCCACAACAGGTGAATTTGTTTATAAGCTTCTTCTGGAGAAATCTTGCCATTAGTTTGCAAGCCACAAATATAATTCACTCGTTGAGCAAATTCTTGGAGATTGGCATTAAAGTTCAAATACTCTGGCTTGAATTCTCCACAATAGGGACTGCGAGGATAGAGAAAATCGCATAACTCTGAAAGAACATCAGACTGCGGGTTCATAAAATTTTACATCTTGAATAGTGAAAACTTAAGCTGGGAGATCAAATCTCAGTAAAAAATGGAGTTGGGGAATAAATTTCTTCATTTGTGCGTGTGTCTTTGTCTGGGTTTAGCTAAATTGTATTTAAAAATATAGCGATCGCTCAGTAGATGAGGAAATAACCTAATTATAAAATATTAAAACTAAAATAATTTCTAGCCTATTCCCTATTCCCTGCTATGGGTAATTATTGAGTAAGGTAGCAGATGGTTGAATATCTTTCAACCATCTACCACTAGCAGAGGTTAGGAGACAACTTATATATTTGTAGTTTTTATATTCATCTATTAATAATTTATAAAGTTCTAACCATTGATAGTTGACTTTTGACAAAATATCAGGGGTTAAGAAAATTAGCAGATGAGTAAAGTTATCCCATCTGCTTACAAGAACATATGGAGGTATAAGGTTGATGAATTAATGATTAGGCTGAGTAAAGAGAGATTAATTAGCATTAACTAATTCTTGAGTGGATGTGGCAGAAAATCTTAGAGCTTTAGTAAATTCTTGCAACACATCATGAAGTCTTTGCTCAATTTCTGCATCTAGACGGATGCTACCATCGGCTTGTTTTTCAATTTGTTTTTCCACAGCGTAGATGGTGGCAAGAATATGCCGCCCACCTAATTCAGATAGGATGGGTTTTAAAGCATATTCCACTGATAATAAATGAGCGATCGCTCCACCAGTCGCTATTGGTAAAATTATTTTGCCTGTCAATGATTTTTGTGGTAACAAGTCTAAAAATGTCTTGAGTACGCCTGTGTAAGCGGCTTTGTAGATGGGGGTGGCAATAATTACACCATCGGCTTTAGCTAGCAAGTCTTTTGGTTTTTCTAATGCAGGGCTATCATATCTGCCAAACACTAAATCTTCCGCAGGCAAATCACGCACAGATAAAATATCGACGTGCAAGCCTTCTTGTTGTAAAAGTTTGGCGGTATATTCTAGAATGCTGTAGGTTCTGGAAGGGTGAGAAGGACTACCAGCGATCGCTAAAATACGAGTCATTAAATTCAACTCCCTGTTTTTTATAGTTTTCATGCTTATAACCGCAGGATAGTTAAGAGACAAATGCGGCTTTCTCTTAGTGCTGCTGTTTGGAAAAATCTTTGTTAGCTACGACCTCACAGATAAGTCTTTTCCTTATAAATAACGGTAAGTCTATCGGTTTACCGTATTTTGTTGTTTATGAGTATTACACATTCTTCATGGATAAGCAAGAGACTTTTGTCAATTCTACTGTATTCCGACCGACTCAATGTATATTCAGCCTTGAGCAAAATCCCCGCAATCACACAAAAACCAATAATGAATAGTGCTGTATTTATATATACACTTAAAATTAAAATTTAATTTTTAAATTATAGACACTGTTAGCGATGTTCGCGTAGCGTCTCCCCTTGGGAGAAGGAGCGTCACCCGTAAGGGACAACAGTCCAAAATAACATGATTTTGACTATTGACTATTGACTATTGACAATGGACTATTGACCACCCTCATTTATGGTTTATTGGTTGAGTGCGTAAGTCCTATAGTTATTTTACCTAATGACAATTATTTGTTAAACTTTACTTAATTTACGGTAATGAAGTAGACTTACAGTACTTTAAGTATTCATTTAACTTACTGGCAATATATACAAAATCTATTTTTTATAAGGAGTAAAGCAATGGGGTCGATGTTGATTACTGCTGACGACTGGCCACACATAGGATTTAGATTAACAATGGCACTTGTAGTTGGTTGCATGATTGGATTTAACCGTCAGCAAGGGGGTAGGCCAGCAGGGATGAGAACATTTATGTTAGTGAGTATGGGAGCAGCTCTGTTTGTTATGATTCCTCTACAAGCTGAAGGAGATAGTCCTTATGCTGCTACCAATGCTTTGAGTCGAACAATTCAGGGTGTTGCTACTGGTGTAGGATTTCTTGGCGCAGGATTAATTTTGCAAGAATCCTCTAGTGAATTTACAGTACCTAAAGTCAGAAACTTAACTACAGCTGCTTGTGTTTGGACTGCGGCTGGATTAGGCGCAGCTATTGGTTGTGGTTTGTGGCAAATGGGATTAATCGGAGGGCTGTTAACTTTGATTACCCTCAGTGGAGTGAAGCGCATCAATAAAACAGTCAGAGTTAATCAAAGTTTAGCTAAACAGAGAAATGGTCAAACCATAATTGATACTTCTGAAGAAGATGATGAAAATAGCTAAATAGTAGTCTAGTTTAATTTTTGCACTGACTTACCTGTAGAGAAAACAGCGAAGAAAAGAGGTATAGATGTACAGTTTTTTTAAAAATTAGGTATTAATTCCACATAGCAGATTTCTTCAATTATGCTGAAATCTAGAGCAATTATCAGATTTAATGGATATACTCGAAGTCAAAAGCTAAACAGACGCGGGTATGATATTAGATTGGTTAGCTGTCTGGGGAGTAACTCAAGCTGTTGGTTTTGTTTTCAAGTCAATTTTTGAGGACTTAGCCAAGGATGCGGCGAAAGACTGGGCGAAGGATATATTAAAAAGTATACCTAATAACATTTTACAGCAACTCAAAAAAGAAGATATTGAAATTGCTGCTGGCAAAGCATTGAAAGAATTTTTGCAATTAATGCAGCAAGAATTAGAAGACGCTGACTTAGAAGATAACGAACTGCAAAAATATACCCAGCCTTTAAAGATTTTTATTCAAAATCAAGCTCTACAAAATATTCTGGGCAGTCCTTTTAACCCAGACTGCCAATTTATCAACTCTCAAAGTTTATCCCATGCTTGGTGTGAGATGAAATTGCCCAGTCTGCCTGATGAATTTGATTGGGAACGACTAGCTAAACGTTATCTTAAAAAAGTGAAGGCTATTATTCGAGAATCAGAAAAACTCCGGTCAATTCTTGATTCTCAACATTTAGAAGAAGTTAAAGATAGCTTACAAGAAATTGCGGGAATTCCCACAAATTTTGATTTATTGGGATACCAAGAAGGGTTGAATGAGCAATATGGTAATTTAAAGTTAGATAGTTTGGATACAACAGGTTATGCTTACAATGAATTAAAACTATGGCGAATGTTTATCGCCCAAAATGTGCGAGAAATTCATCAGGTTTTACCTCAAGTACATGAACTACCTAAAGAACATCTTAAACGTTTGCAAGAGAGTAACCAAATCGAAGATATTTCCCCAGATGAGGTGGAATATTACAAACAAGTTTATATTGATCAACCAATTGTTTCAGTATTAGATATTATTAATGATCGACAAAATTACAAATATATAGTGATTTTAGGAGATCCAGGTTCAGGTAAGTCTACTTTACTACAATTCTTAGCATTAAATTGGGCAGAGACACCTTTAGGAAATGCTGTTGCTACACCAATTCCTTTATTAGTTGAATTACGCACTTATATGCGTCGGCGCGAAAATAATGAATGTAGTAATTTTATTGATTTTTTTCATAAATGTAGTGGTATAGTTCACCATCTCAATCAACACAAATTGTCAGCACAACTCAAAGATGGTAATGCTTTGGTGATGTTTGATGGCTTAGATGAAGTATTTGAGCCAGGGAAAAGAGAAGATGTGATTACAGATATTCATCGCTTCACCAATGAATATCCTGATGTGCGGGTGATTGTCACTTCTCGTTTAATTGGTTATAAACCCCAAAGGTTGCGGGATGCTGAATTTCGCCATTTTATGTTGCAAGACCTAGAACTATCACAAATTCAAGACTTTATCAACCGTTGGCATGAATTAACCTTTGGTAAGCAAGTAGATAGACTCCGCAAGAAAGAGCGATTGCAACGAGCCATTGACACATCCCAAGCGATCGCTGAATTGGCCGGTAATCCCTTACTATTGACAATGATGGCTATTCTCAACCGGAATCAAGAACTTCCCAGAGATAGAGCCACCCTCTACGAACAAGCATCACGGGTATTGCTGCATCAATGGGATGTAGAACGCGCCTTGGTGGAAGACTATCGTTTAGATCCCAAAACGATTGATTATAAAGATAAGCAAGCAATGTTGCGTCAAGTTGCCTATCAGATGCAAACCAGTGAAAAAGGTTTAGCTGGTAATTTGATTAGTACTGGGAATTTAGAGAAAATTTTGATTCGTTATTTAAAGAATATTGAGTTTGAACAACCTGTGATAGTTGCCAGAGTCATGATTAATCAATTGCGGACTCGCAACTTTATGTTATCTTATCTGGGTGCAGATTACTATGCTTTTGTCCATCGAACTTTTTTAGAATATTTCTGTGCTTGGGAGTTTGTTTGGCAATTTAAAGAAACTCAAACTTTATCGATTCAGGATTTGAATTATCAAGTATTTGGTCAACACTGGCAAGATGAAACTTGGCATGAAGTCTTGCGCTTGATTACAGGCATGATTGAGCCAAGATTTGTTTGTGAAATCCTCGATTATTTAATGGCTCAAAATGGTGAGCAGGCAAAGTTTATTAACCTTTTCTTAGCCGCAAAATGTTTAGCCGAAGTCCGTAATCGTTTACTCGTTTCTACTACAGCTACTAAATTATTGCAGCACCTGAAAGGGTTAACTAAATATGACCTAAGTTACCATTACCAACCTTATTTAGATGAAGAAGAAACTAAAATAGTCCAAGAAATTCGTACCAAAGCAGTTGCGGCTGTAGCTACGACTTGGAAAGATGATTGGGAAACTCTCCCTTGGCTCAAACAACTAGCCACATCTGATGAACATGAATATGTTAGGCTGGCGGCATTACAAGAATTGGCTAGAGGCTTCAAAGATGATCCTGATACATTATCTTGGTTGAAGCAATGCGCCACCACGGATAATGATTGGATTGTTCGTCAAGCCGCAGTCCAAGAACTAGCCAGAAGTTTTAAAGATGACCCCGATACTTTACCAATTATTAAACAACGGGCGACCATTGACGATAGTGAATATGTCCGGCAAACCGCAGTCCAGGAGTTAGCTAGGAGTTTTAAATCTGACCATAATACATTATCCTGGCTGAAAAAATGTACTATCACCGACCATTCAGGTGCTGTGAGACAAGTTGCCGTGCAAGAATTAGCCAGGGGTTTTAAAGATAGTACTGACACCCTCTCTTGGCTGAAACAGTGCGCTAATGCTGATGATTGGACTATCCGCCAAGTGGCTATGCAGGAATTAGCCAGGGGTTTTAAAGATGATGCTGATACATTGTCTATTCTCAAACAAAGTGCGGCGACTGATGATAATGAATATGTGCGTCAAGCCGCAGTCCAAGAATTAGCCAGGGGTTTCAAAGATCACCCTGACACACTATCGATTCTCCAACATCTAACGATCGCTGACAAGTATTCTGATGTCCGTCAAGCCGCAGTCCAAGAATTAGCCAGGAGTTTTAAAGATGACTCTCAAACTATCCCCTGGCTAAAACAACACGCCACTATCAATAATGATCAGTATGTCCGCCGTACTGCATTACAGGAACTTGCTAGAGGCTTTAAAGATGACCCCGATACTCTACCGATTCTCAAAGGACGTGCTGTGGTGGATACCTACTCTGAGGTGCGCCGTGCGGCTGTGCAAGAATTAGCCAGGGGTTTTAAAGATGATCTTGATACATTAGCGATTCTCAAACAAAGTGCCACGACGGATAATAATGAATCTGTGCGACGGACTGCTGTGCAAGAATTAGCCAGAGGATTTAAAGATGATCCTGACACATTAGCAATTCTCAAAAAACGTGCGACAGCCGATAAATATGCAGATGTCCGTCAAGCCGCCTTACAAGAATTAGCCAGGGGATTTAAAGATGATCCTGATACATTAGCAATTCTCAAAAAACGTGCCACTGTTGATAAATACGCCGATGTCCGCCAAACTGCCTTACAAGAACTAGCCAAGGGATTTAAAGATGATCCTGTGATATTTGATGTATTTTACAATTGTGCCGTCAATGATCCCTTTACCCGTGAGTATAACTTTCAACGCAACCCCAGACAATTAGCCCTGGAAACCATCATCGAGCAGTATCCCCACCATCCCCAGACTATACAACTATTGAGCGATCGCACCAATCATGACC
Coding sequences within it:
- a CDS encoding S8 family serine peptidase gives rise to the protein MTKKLSWIILGLSATCLSMPVLAAVQTSLGSSGIDAFRLHRSPYNLLGRKIAIGQVEIGRPGMFGWDKAVSKNRAVSLAAVFLRNGPAKSNNGVDPHAYNVAGVMVSQDKGLPGVAPAARLYSSAVGSTKNMGQPEECISAQHIALQNGGDVRAINFSFGEPLNRDPRPDAVLDGNALLTLCVDWSSRVHDVLYAIAGNQGKGGIPIPTDNFNGVNVAFSSRKGEMFNKVDVSNLAGTNQGVSGRLAGREFNVGGRRAVSIVAPGSNITLLNPDGKLNKVTGTSFAAPHVTATVALLQEFGDRQLRTKKPNWSVDSRRHQVMKAVLLNSAEKIQDSGNGLRLGMTRTLIDKQNLDWLASDAYQNPKIPLDAQMGAGHLNAFRAYQQFSAGQWQPTAAIPAMGWDYRQVDVGKSVDYGLAKPLKQGSFVAITLSWDRLVELNDTNSNQQFDVGEKFSDRGLNNLDLYLVKSDANSIETAAVCASISEIDSVEHIFCPVPANGNYKIRVQFRQRVNEATQPYALAWWTVPVN
- a CDS encoding serpin family protein; protein product: MIQQKFSGVRESFLQRRYAVSLGRRYVLAAASVVLLGVIGCSQVNGNSSAIAQPSLSQTDSPLQKKTVMPDTKFVDANNRFGFKLFSEIGLQNTPPTKNIFVSPMSIGTALAIAYNGASGSTQQAMAKTLEFQGISLPEINSNYAALNKLLSNPDANVQLNIANSLWVNQDISLRPDFIQITRDFYQAKVANIDFQNVTSVNTINDWVKDNTGGKINKIVKQIAPNEVLFLINAIYFKGKWSQEFAKSQTTTQPFYSVSGQQKQHPMMSQTGDYRYYENDQFQAVSLPYGQDGRVSLYVFLPKQKSNLQVFQQNLNAENWEKWMSQFNKRKGSIKLPRFQTDYEITLNDALKTLGMAEAFTNKADFSGIGKNIAISEVKHKAFVEVNEEGTEASAATSVGFRATFARQPQTPFKMIVDRPFFCAIRDNQTKSILFMGAIVEP
- the ssuE gene encoding NADPH-dependent FMN reductase, which translates into the protein MTRILAIAGSPSHPSRTYSILEYTAKLLQQEGLHVDILSVRDLPAEDLVFGRYDSPALEKPKDLLAKADGVIIATPIYKAAYTGVLKTFLDLLPQKSLTGKIILPIATGGAIAHLLSVEYALKPILSELGGRHILATIYAVEKQIEKQADGSIRLDAEIEQRLHDVLQEFTKALRFSATSTQELVNAN
- a CDS encoding MgtC/SapB family protein, with protein sequence MGSMLITADDWPHIGFRLTMALVVGCMIGFNRQQGGRPAGMRTFMLVSMGAALFVMIPLQAEGDSPYAATNALSRTIQGVATGVGFLGAGLILQESSSEFTVPKVRNLTTAACVWTAAGLGAAIGCGLWQMGLIGGLLTLITLSGVKRINKTVRVNQSLAKQRNGQTIIDTSEEDDENS
- a CDS encoding HEAT repeat domain-containing protein, with product MILDWLAVWGVTQAVGFVFKSIFEDLAKDAAKDWAKDILKSIPNNILQQLKKEDIEIAAGKALKEFLQLMQQELEDADLEDNELQKYTQPLKIFIQNQALQNILGSPFNPDCQFINSQSLSHAWCEMKLPSLPDEFDWERLAKRYLKKVKAIIRESEKLRSILDSQHLEEVKDSLQEIAGIPTNFDLLGYQEGLNEQYGNLKLDSLDTTGYAYNELKLWRMFIAQNVREIHQVLPQVHELPKEHLKRLQESNQIEDISPDEVEYYKQVYIDQPIVSVLDIINDRQNYKYIVILGDPGSGKSTLLQFLALNWAETPLGNAVATPIPLLVELRTYMRRRENNECSNFIDFFHKCSGIVHHLNQHKLSAQLKDGNALVMFDGLDEVFEPGKREDVITDIHRFTNEYPDVRVIVTSRLIGYKPQRLRDAEFRHFMLQDLELSQIQDFINRWHELTFGKQVDRLRKKERLQRAIDTSQAIAELAGNPLLLTMMAILNRNQELPRDRATLYEQASRVLLHQWDVERALVEDYRLDPKTIDYKDKQAMLRQVAYQMQTSEKGLAGNLISTGNLEKILIRYLKNIEFEQPVIVARVMINQLRTRNFMLSYLGADYYAFVHRTFLEYFCAWEFVWQFKETQTLSIQDLNYQVFGQHWQDETWHEVLRLITGMIEPRFVCEILDYLMAQNGEQAKFINLFLAAKCLAEVRNRLLVSTTATKLLQHLKGLTKYDLSYHYQPYLDEEETKIVQEIRTKAVAAVATTWKDDWETLPWLKQLATSDEHEYVRLAALQELARGFKDDPDTLSWLKQCATTDNDWIVRQAAVQELARSFKDDPDTLPIIKQRATIDDSEYVRQTAVQELARSFKSDHNTLSWLKKCTITDHSGAVRQVAVQELARGFKDSTDTLSWLKQCANADDWTIRQVAMQELARGFKDDADTLSILKQSAATDDNEYVRQAAVQELARGFKDHPDTLSILQHLTIADKYSDVRQAAVQELARSFKDDSQTIPWLKQHATINNDQYVRRTALQELARGFKDDPDTLPILKGRAVVDTYSEVRRAAVQELARGFKDDLDTLAILKQSATTDNNESVRRTAVQELARGFKDDPDTLAILKKRATADKYADVRQAALQELARGFKDDPDTLAILKKRATVDKYADVRQTALQELAKGFKDDPVIFDVFYNCAVNDPFTREYNFQRNPRQLALETIIEQYPHHPQTIQLLSDRTNHDPDEQIREFAEKKLREIVRNGTLNK